A stretch of the Mycobacteroides immunogenum genome encodes the following:
- a CDS encoding acetyl/propionyl/methylcrotonyl-CoA carboxylase subunit alpha: MTVTSVLVANRGEIARRVFATCRKLGLGTVAVYSDADADSPHVSEADAAVHLPGTSSAETYLRGELIIAAAKATGADAIHPGYGFLSENAEFARAVSDAGLTWIGPPVAAIESMGSKIESKKLMDAAGVPVLGQLDPETVTAAQLPVLVKASAGGGGRGMRIVSELDKLPGEIAAAQREAQSAFGDPTVFCERYLGTGRHIEVQVMADSHGTVWAVGERECSIQRRHQKVIEEAPSPLVTRIDGMRERLFEASRTAAAAIGYVGAGTMEFLATEDGEFFFLEMNTRLQVEHPVTECTTGLDLVALQIQVADGGELPAESPAIQGHSIEARLYAENPAAGWQPQSGTIRRFEIPGATAEFHLPGHPGRNGVRLDSTIVDGSVVSVHYDPMLAKVITVAPTRTEAARLLASTLERARIHGLTTNRDLLVNVLRHPAFLDGDTDTSFLDKHGLDTLAKPLADVAAHQYSALAAALADAAANRVSAVACAAVPSGWRNLRGPSSGFQTKEFTAGESTVSVRYRLTRTGLELDSASGTTWPAIELVSATPEHVVLVIDGVRRGFDIASYGDSVDVDSPLGPVALAVVPRFTDPSTEVAAGSLIAPMPGVVLRLGAAVGDTVTAGTPIVWLEAMKMEHTIVAPADGVVEILNVEPGQQVELGTVLAQLAAEATTEGDPS; encoded by the coding sequence ATGACTGTCACCTCCGTTTTGGTGGCCAATCGCGGCGAGATCGCGCGCCGCGTCTTCGCCACCTGCCGCAAACTGGGGCTGGGTACCGTCGCCGTCTATTCGGATGCCGACGCCGACAGCCCGCACGTATCCGAGGCCGATGCCGCGGTTCACCTGCCCGGAACCTCCAGCGCCGAAACCTACCTGCGCGGCGAGCTCATCATCGCCGCGGCCAAGGCCACCGGCGCCGACGCGATCCATCCCGGCTACGGATTCCTCTCGGAGAATGCCGAATTCGCCCGTGCGGTGTCCGATGCCGGCCTCACCTGGATCGGGCCACCGGTTGCCGCCATCGAGTCGATGGGTTCGAAGATCGAATCCAAGAAGCTCATGGATGCTGCGGGCGTACCGGTGCTGGGACAACTCGACCCGGAGACCGTGACCGCCGCGCAGCTCCCGGTACTGGTCAAGGCCTCCGCAGGCGGCGGCGGCCGCGGCATGCGGATCGTTTCCGAGCTCGACAAGCTGCCCGGTGAAATCGCTGCGGCACAACGGGAAGCACAGTCGGCGTTCGGCGATCCGACCGTCTTCTGTGAGCGGTACCTGGGTACCGGGCGGCACATCGAGGTACAGGTGATGGCCGACTCCCACGGCACGGTGTGGGCCGTGGGCGAGCGCGAATGCTCCATCCAGCGCCGCCATCAGAAGGTCATCGAGGAGGCACCGTCCCCCCTGGTGACCCGTATCGACGGTATGCGGGAGCGCCTCTTCGAGGCGTCGCGCACCGCCGCGGCGGCCATCGGATACGTCGGCGCCGGAACCATGGAGTTCCTTGCCACCGAGGACGGCGAATTCTTCTTCCTGGAGATGAACACCCGCCTACAGGTGGAGCATCCGGTCACCGAATGCACCACCGGTCTGGACCTGGTGGCCCTGCAGATCCAGGTGGCAGATGGCGGCGAGCTTCCCGCCGAGTCACCGGCCATTCAGGGCCATTCGATCGAGGCGCGCCTGTACGCGGAGAACCCCGCGGCCGGATGGCAGCCACAGAGTGGCACGATACGCCGCTTCGAGATACCAGGCGCCACCGCGGAATTCCATCTCCCGGGACACCCGGGACGTAACGGCGTCCGCCTGGACTCGACGATCGTCGACGGCAGTGTGGTGTCGGTGCATTACGACCCGATGCTCGCCAAGGTCATCACGGTGGCGCCGACCCGCACCGAGGCGGCACGGCTGCTGGCCTCGACATTGGAACGCGCCCGCATACATGGGCTGACCACCAACCGCGACCTATTGGTCAATGTGTTGCGCCATCCGGCGTTCCTCGACGGCGACACCGATACCTCCTTCTTGGACAAGCACGGCCTGGACACGCTGGCCAAGCCACTGGCCGACGTGGCAGCGCACCAGTATTCGGCCCTCGCCGCCGCGCTTGCCGATGCCGCGGCGAACCGGGTCTCGGCGGTGGCCTGCGCCGCCGTCCCGAGCGGGTGGCGCAACCTGCGCGGTCCGTCTTCGGGTTTCCAGACCAAGGAATTCACGGCGGGTGAGAGCACCGTCAGCGTCAGGTACCGGCTCACCCGCACCGGCCTGGAGCTCGACAGCGCATCGGGCACTACCTGGCCCGCTATCGAACTGGTCTCGGCGACACCGGAACACGTGGTGCTTGTCATCGATGGTGTGCGCCGCGGCTTTGATATCGCGAGCTATGGGGATTCCGTCGACGTCGATTCACCGCTGGGTCCGGTGGCGTTGGCCGTGGTACCCCGATTCACCGACCCCAGTACCGAGGTCGCGGCGGGATCGCTCATCGCACCCATGCCGGGTGTGGTGCTGCGCCTCGGCGCGGCCGTGGGTGACACCGTCACCGCGGGTACCCCCATTGTGTGGCTGGAAGCCATGAAGATGGAACACACCATCGTCGCCCCCGCCGACGGCGTCGTCGAAATCCTGAATGTCGAGCCAGGACAACAAGTCGAGCTCGGCACCGTACTTGCCCAGCTGGCCGCCGAAGCCACCACAGAAGGAGATCCGTCATGA
- a CDS encoding acyl-CoA carboxylase subunit beta has product MTILRTAVNTNSPEYAAAAEAMETKLAEVNAETAKALAGGGDKYVARHHERGKLLARERIELLIDPDSPFLELCPLAAWGSDFTVGASLVTGIGVVEGVECMIVANDPTVKGGTSNPWTLRKVLRANDIAFKNRLPVISLVESGGADLPTQKEVFVPGGQMFRDLTRLSAAGIPTIALVFGNSTAGGAYIPGMSDHVVMIKERSKVFLAGPPLVKMATGEESDDESLGGAEMHSRVSGLGDYLAVDEQDAVRLGRQIVSRLNWVKKGPKPAAVVEPIADQEELIGIVPGDLRIPFDPREVIARIVDGSEFDEFKEQYGSSLVTGWARLHGYPIGILANARGVLFSEEAQKATQFIQLANQTNTPLLFVHNTTGYMVGKEYEEGGMIKHGSMMINAVSNSTVPHLSLIVGASYGAGHYGMCGRAYDPRFLFAWPSAKSAVMGGTQLAGVISIVSRAAAAARGQAVNEEADAAMKAAIEAQIEAESLPMFMSGRLYDDGVIDPRDTRAVLGMCLSAIANGPIEGTSNFGVFRM; this is encoded by the coding sequence ATGACCATCCTGCGCACCGCCGTCAACACCAATTCGCCCGAATACGCCGCCGCAGCCGAGGCCATGGAGACCAAGCTGGCCGAGGTCAATGCCGAGACCGCCAAGGCCCTGGCCGGCGGCGGTGACAAATACGTTGCCCGGCACCATGAACGCGGGAAGCTGCTGGCACGCGAGCGCATCGAGCTCCTGATCGACCCCGACTCCCCATTCCTGGAGCTGTGCCCACTCGCCGCCTGGGGCAGCGATTTCACCGTCGGCGCCTCCCTGGTCACCGGTATCGGGGTGGTCGAAGGTGTCGAATGCATGATCGTGGCCAACGACCCCACCGTGAAGGGTGGCACCAGCAACCCGTGGACGTTGCGTAAGGTGCTGCGGGCCAACGACATTGCTTTCAAGAATCGCTTGCCGGTGATTTCTCTGGTGGAATCCGGCGGCGCCGACCTGCCCACCCAGAAGGAAGTGTTCGTACCCGGCGGACAGATGTTCCGCGATCTCACTCGCCTCTCGGCCGCCGGCATCCCGACCATCGCCCTGGTGTTCGGCAACTCAACGGCCGGTGGCGCGTACATCCCCGGCATGTCCGACCACGTCGTGATGATCAAGGAACGCTCCAAGGTGTTCTTGGCGGGTCCCCCGCTGGTCAAGATGGCGACCGGCGAGGAGTCCGACGACGAGTCGCTGGGCGGCGCCGAAATGCACTCTCGTGTCTCGGGATTGGGTGACTACCTGGCCGTGGACGAGCAGGACGCGGTGCGGCTGGGCCGCCAGATCGTTTCGCGCCTGAACTGGGTCAAGAAGGGGCCGAAGCCCGCCGCGGTGGTCGAGCCGATCGCCGATCAGGAAGAGCTCATCGGCATCGTCCCCGGCGATCTGCGCATCCCCTTCGATCCGCGCGAGGTCATCGCGCGGATCGTCGATGGCTCTGAATTCGACGAATTCAAAGAGCAATACGGCTCGTCACTGGTTACCGGGTGGGCGCGCCTGCACGGGTATCCGATCGGCATCCTGGCCAATGCGCGGGGCGTTCTGTTCAGCGAAGAGGCGCAAAAGGCCACCCAATTCATCCAGTTGGCCAACCAGACCAACACGCCACTGTTGTTCGTACACAACACCACCGGGTACATGGTGGGCAAGGAGTACGAAGAGGGCGGCATGATCAAACACGGATCGATGATGATCAACGCCGTGTCGAACTCGACGGTGCCGCACCTGTCACTCATCGTCGGCGCCTCCTATGGCGCGGGCCACTACGGCATGTGCGGGCGCGCGTACGACCCCCGATTCCTCTTCGCGTGGCCCAGCGCCAAGTCCGCCGTGATGGGCGGCACCCAGCTGGCAGGCGTCATCTCCATCGTCAGCCGCGCCGCCGCCGCAGCGCGCGGCCAGGCTGTCAATGAGGAAGCCGACGCCGCCATGAAAGCAGCCATCGAGGCACAGATTGAAGCCGAGTCGCTGCCGATGTTCATGTCCGGCCGTCTGTACGACGACGGGGTGATCGATCCCCGCGATACCCGGGCAGTTCTGGGTATGTGCTTGTCCGCCATTGCCAATGGACCAATCGAGGGGACGTCGAACTTCGGCGTCTTCCGGATGTGA
- a CDS encoding acyl-CoA dehydrogenase family protein has translation MNSWNTPERKALRETVRDFAEREILPNVTEWEREGLLPRELHRKAGDLGLLGPGSPEEVGGGGGDAIDPVIVCEELHYAGVPGGVFASLFTCGISTPHMIASGDQRLIDTYVKPTLAGDLIGSLAITEPGGGSDVGHLTTSAKRDGDHYIVNGAKTFITSGVRADYVVTAVRTGGAGAAGVSLLLIDKETPGFEVTRKLDKMGWRSSDTAELSFTDVRVPAENLVGAENTGFAQIAGAFVSERIGLAAQAYASAQRCLDLTVQWCRNRETFGRPLISRQSVQNTLAEMARRVDVARVYTHVLVDRANAGETNLIAEVCFAKNTAVEAGEWVANQGVQLFGGMGYMSESEIERQYRDMRIIGIGGGTTEILTSLAAKLLGFQS, from the coding sequence GTGAATTCCTGGAACACCCCGGAGCGCAAGGCGCTTCGGGAGACGGTGCGTGACTTCGCCGAACGCGAGATCCTGCCGAATGTCACCGAATGGGAACGTGAGGGTCTACTCCCCCGCGAATTGCACCGCAAGGCAGGCGATTTGGGCCTTCTCGGCCCCGGCTCCCCCGAGGAGGTCGGCGGCGGGGGCGGCGATGCCATCGACCCCGTGATCGTGTGCGAGGAACTGCACTACGCGGGCGTGCCCGGTGGCGTGTTCGCCTCCCTGTTCACCTGTGGAATCTCCACGCCGCACATGATCGCCTCCGGCGATCAGCGGCTCATCGACACCTACGTGAAGCCGACCCTGGCCGGCGACCTGATCGGCTCACTGGCCATCACCGAACCCGGCGGTGGGTCCGATGTCGGACACCTGACCACATCGGCGAAGCGGGATGGCGATCACTACATCGTCAACGGCGCCAAGACCTTCATCACCTCCGGCGTGCGCGCAGACTATGTGGTGACTGCTGTACGCACTGGAGGCGCGGGCGCGGCCGGTGTCTCCCTGCTGCTGATCGACAAGGAAACACCGGGATTTGAGGTAACCCGCAAGCTCGACAAGATGGGCTGGCGTTCCTCGGACACCGCCGAGCTGTCCTTCACCGATGTGCGCGTGCCCGCCGAGAACCTGGTGGGAGCGGAGAACACCGGATTCGCGCAGATCGCCGGCGCATTCGTCTCGGAGCGCATCGGTCTTGCCGCCCAGGCCTACGCGAGCGCGCAGCGCTGCCTGGACCTGACGGTCCAATGGTGCCGCAATCGGGAGACGTTCGGCCGCCCGCTCATTTCCCGCCAATCGGTGCAGAACACCCTCGCCGAGATGGCGCGCCGGGTCGATGTCGCGCGGGTGTACACACACGTGCTGGTCGACCGGGCCAACGCGGGTGAGACCAATCTGATCGCCGAGGTGTGCTTCGCCAAGAACACCGCCGTCGAAGCCGGCGAATGGGTGGCCAACCAGGGCGTCCAACTATTCGGAGGCATGGGCTACATGTCCGAGAGCGAAATCGAACGGCAGTATCGCGACATGCGCATCATCGGAATCGGTGGTGGCACCACCGAAATCCTGACCTCGTTGGCAGCCAAGCTGCTGGGGTTCCAGTCATGA
- a CDS encoding acyclic terpene utilization AtuA family protein, translated as MTIAPVRIGNCSGFYGDRISAMHEMLTGGELDYLTGDYLAELTMLILGRDRAKAPERGYAKTFLRQLEQCLGLAQDKGVRIVANAGGLNPAGLADAIRALSEKLGIPTSVAHVEGDDLLPRAAELGLGAPLTANAYLGAWGIVECLNSGANVVVTGRVTDASVIVGPAAAHFGWRRDDYDKLAGAVAAGHIIECGTQATGGNYAFFTEIADLSHPGFPLAEVYEDGSSVITKHAGTGGAVSVGTVTAQLLYEVTGGRYANPDVTTRLDTLQLDTEGPDRVRVSGVTGEAPPPDLKVSLNALGGFRNQMTFVLTGLDIDAKAELTRKQLEAALSSPPEDIQWTLGRTDHPNADTEQAASALLHVMVRDSDPNKVGRQFSSAAVELALASYPGFHVTTPPKDGEPYGVFTPGYVPADKVPHVAVLADGTRVDIAQASQTQPLADAPAAALPEPLPAGPVRRAPLGTLAGARSGDKGGSANVGVWVRTDEEYRWLAHALTVDALRELLPEVEHLEVARYLLPKLRAVNFVIQDILGKGVAYQARFDPQAKGIGEWLRSREIDIPESLLEGK; from the coding sequence GTGACTATTGCGCCGGTACGAATTGGGAACTGTTCAGGCTTCTACGGGGACCGAATATCGGCCATGCACGAGATGCTCACCGGAGGTGAGCTCGACTACCTGACCGGCGACTATCTCGCCGAGCTGACCATGCTCATCCTGGGCCGCGATCGCGCCAAGGCACCCGAGCGGGGCTACGCCAAGACTTTCCTGCGTCAACTCGAGCAGTGCCTCGGCCTGGCCCAGGACAAGGGTGTGCGGATCGTCGCCAACGCCGGCGGCCTGAATCCCGCGGGCCTGGCAGACGCCATCCGCGCGCTCTCCGAGAAGCTGGGTATCCCAACCAGCGTGGCGCATGTCGAGGGCGATGACCTGCTGCCCCGCGCCGCCGAACTCGGGCTCGGGGCGCCGCTGACCGCCAACGCCTACCTGGGCGCCTGGGGCATTGTGGAATGCCTCAACTCCGGGGCCAACGTCGTGGTCACCGGCCGGGTCACCGACGCCTCGGTCATCGTCGGCCCCGCCGCCGCACACTTCGGCTGGCGCCGTGACGACTACGACAAGCTGGCCGGTGCGGTCGCGGCTGGGCACATCATCGAGTGCGGCACCCAGGCCACCGGCGGCAACTACGCCTTCTTCACCGAGATCGCCGATCTCTCACATCCCGGGTTCCCGTTGGCCGAGGTGTACGAGGACGGATCCTCCGTGATCACCAAGCACGCCGGAACCGGCGGCGCCGTCAGCGTGGGCACGGTCACCGCACAGCTGCTCTACGAGGTCACCGGCGGCCGCTACGCCAATCCCGACGTGACCACCCGCCTGGATACCCTGCAGCTCGACACCGAGGGCCCGGACCGCGTGCGTGTCTCCGGCGTGACGGGCGAGGCACCGCCACCCGATCTGAAGGTGTCGCTGAACGCGCTGGGCGGCTTCCGCAATCAGATGACCTTCGTGCTGACCGGGCTGGACATCGATGCCAAGGCGGAGCTGACCCGCAAGCAGCTCGAGGCCGCGCTGTCCTCCCCACCCGAGGACATTCAGTGGACACTGGGGCGCACCGATCATCCGAACGCCGATACCGAACAGGCTGCCAGCGCGCTGCTACATGTCATGGTGCGCGACTCCGACCCCAACAAGGTGGGCCGGCAGTTCTCGAGTGCGGCGGTCGAACTGGCGCTGGCGAGTTACCCCGGCTTCCACGTCACCACACCACCCAAGGACGGCGAGCCGTACGGCGTGTTCACACCGGGATACGTCCCCGCCGACAAGGTTCCGCATGTGGCGGTGCTGGCCGACGGTACCCGCGTCGATATCGCCCAGGCGTCCCAGACCCAACCACTCGCCGACGCCCCCGCGGCGGCATTACCCGAACCGCTGCCCGCAGGCCCGGTACGGCGCGCGCCACTGGGCACGCTCGCGGGCGCCCGCAGCGGCGACAAGGGCGGTAGCGCCAATGTCGGCGTCTGGGTGCGTACCGACGAGGAATATCGTTGGCTCGCACATGCTTTGACCGTCGACGCATTGCGCGAGTTGCTCCCGGAAGTCGAGCACCTCGAGGTCGCGCGGTACCTATTGCCCAAGCTGCGGGCCGTGAACTTCGTGATCCAGGACATCCTCGGCAAGGGCGTGGCTTACCAGGCCCGGTTCGACCCCCAGGCCAAGGGCATTGGCGAATGGCTGCGTTCCCGTGAGATCGACATCCCCGAATCCCTATTGGAAGGAAAGTAA
- the rpmF gene encoding 50S ribosomal protein L32 codes for MAVPKRRMSRSNTRSRRSQWKATATELVNVTVGGQNHKVPRRLLKAARLGLIDLDRR; via the coding sequence ATGGCCGTCCCCAAGCGGAGAATGTCCCGCTCGAACACCCGTAGCCGGCGCTCGCAGTGGAAGGCCACCGCCACTGAGCTGGTCAATGTCACTGTCGGCGGACAGAACCACAAGGTTCCCCGTCGTCTGCTGAAGGCTGCCCGCCTCGGGCTCATCGACCTCGACCGTCGCTGA
- a CDS encoding response regulator transcription factor: MRILVVDDDRAVRESLRRSLSFNGYSVDLAEDGVDALNVIANDRPDALVLDVMMPKLDGLEVCRRLRSTGDDLPILVLTARDSVSERVAGLDAGADDYLPKPFALEELLARMRALLRRTTVDESADAATLSFGDLTLDPITREVHRGTRSISLTRTEFALLEMLMANPRRVLTRSRILEEVWGFDFPTSGNALEVYVGYLRRKTEAEGELRLIHTVRGVGYVLRETPP, translated from the coding sequence GTGCGAATTCTTGTAGTCGACGACGATCGTGCGGTGCGCGAGTCGTTGCGGCGGTCCTTGTCCTTCAATGGCTACTCGGTCGATCTGGCCGAGGACGGTGTCGATGCGCTGAACGTCATCGCCAACGATCGTCCCGATGCGTTGGTGCTCGACGTGATGATGCCCAAGCTCGACGGGCTCGAGGTGTGTCGTCGTCTGCGCAGCACGGGGGACGATCTGCCGATCCTGGTCCTCACCGCCCGTGATTCGGTCTCGGAGCGGGTGGCCGGGCTCGACGCGGGCGCCGATGACTACCTACCCAAGCCCTTCGCGCTGGAGGAGCTTTTGGCCCGGATGCGCGCGCTGCTGCGCCGCACCACAGTCGACGAATCTGCCGACGCGGCCACACTCAGCTTCGGCGACCTGACGCTCGACCCCATCACCCGTGAGGTGCATCGGGGCACGCGTTCGATCAGCCTGACGCGTACGGAATTCGCGCTGCTGGAAATGCTGATGGCCAACCCCCGGCGGGTGCTCACCCGCAGCCGCATCCTGGAAGAGGTGTGGGGGTTCGACTTTCCGACGTCCGGCAATGCCCTTGAGGTGTATGTCGGATATCTGCGACGCAAGACCGAGGCCGAAGGCGAGCTCCGGCTCATTCACACCGTTCGCGGTGTCGGCTACGTGTTGCGGGAGACCCCTCCGTAA
- a CDS encoding HAMP domain-containing sensor histidine kinase: protein MRGSSAAIFSPLRATSSSVSLRWRVMLLAMSMVAMVVVLMAVASYLLVSTALYRDVDKQLNDRANLLIGSGLLSVDPRRAIEGTAYSADVNAKLIFPGLITFSATQQGQTIPYGTPEQAVTRGDLEQSLRTVNHQRVLALRLDNGSTLIMAKSLDPTDTVLRRLGWVLLIVGGVGVAVAAAAGAMVAGTGLRPVARLTDAAERVARTDDLRPIAVTGSDELARLTISFNTMLRALAESRDRQARLVTDAGHELRTPLTSLRTNTELLMAAMQPGAPRLPDEEMQALQQDVIAQIEELSTLVGDLVDLARGDGADIVHEPVDLVEVVEGTLERVRRRRNDIEFDVVMQPWQVYGDAAGLSRAVLNLLDNAAKWSPSGTTVSVRLAQVDAAHAELVISDRGPGIPPAERDLVFERFYRATPARGMPGSGLGLAIVKQVVLKHGGAIKVEETDPGAVIDGEPAPGTSMHVLLPGRPGPIVPPSMGDTAGRRNSVPNAREISVDSQSVPAAWHPS from the coding sequence ATGCGGGGCTCCAGCGCGGCAATATTCTCTCCACTGCGGGCAACCAGCTCATCGGTATCGCTGCGCTGGCGCGTGATGCTGCTCGCGATGTCCATGGTGGCGATGGTCGTGGTGCTCATGGCCGTCGCGTCTTACCTACTGGTATCGACGGCGCTGTATCGCGACGTCGATAAGCAGCTCAACGATCGCGCCAATCTGCTCATCGGCAGCGGATTGCTGTCGGTGGATCCCCGCCGCGCCATCGAAGGCACCGCGTATTCGGCCGACGTCAACGCCAAGCTGATCTTCCCGGGACTCATCACCTTCTCGGCAACCCAGCAGGGCCAGACCATTCCCTACGGCACTCCCGAGCAGGCGGTCACCCGCGGCGACCTAGAGCAGTCGCTGCGTACCGTGAATCATCAACGCGTGCTTGCCCTTCGGCTCGACAACGGCAGCACGCTGATCATGGCCAAATCGCTCGACCCCACCGACACGGTGCTGCGGCGGCTGGGCTGGGTGCTGTTGATCGTCGGCGGCGTGGGTGTCGCGGTGGCCGCTGCGGCCGGAGCCATGGTGGCCGGTACCGGGCTGCGGCCGGTGGCCCGGCTCACCGACGCCGCCGAGCGCGTGGCCAGAACCGATGACCTACGCCCCATCGCCGTCACCGGCAGCGATGAGCTGGCGCGGCTCACCATCAGTTTCAACACGATGTTGCGTGCCCTGGCCGAGTCGCGTGACCGCCAGGCACGCCTGGTGACGGACGCGGGCCATGAGCTACGCACCCCGCTTACCTCACTGCGTACCAACACCGAGCTACTGATGGCCGCCATGCAGCCCGGCGCTCCGCGCCTGCCCGACGAAGAGATGCAGGCACTGCAGCAAGATGTGATCGCCCAGATCGAGGAATTGTCCACACTGGTGGGCGATTTGGTTGATCTTGCGCGTGGCGACGGCGCCGACATCGTGCACGAGCCGGTCGACTTGGTCGAGGTGGTGGAGGGCACGCTAGAGCGAGTTCGTCGCCGCCGCAACGATATTGAGTTCGACGTCGTGATGCAGCCCTGGCAGGTCTACGGCGACGCCGCGGGACTGTCACGCGCGGTTCTCAATCTGCTGGACAACGCCGCCAAATGGAGCCCCTCGGGCACCACGGTGTCGGTGCGGCTCGCGCAGGTCGACGCCGCCCACGCCGAGCTGGTCATTTCCGACCGCGGTCCGGGAATCCCACCCGCCGAGCGTGACCTGGTCTTCGAGCGGTTCTACCGGGCCACTCCGGCACGGGGAATGCCGGGCTCCGGCTTGGGGTTGGCCATCGTTAAACAAGTAGTGCTCAAACATGGTGGCGCCATTAAGGTTGAGGAGACTGATCCCGGTGCCGTGATCGACGGTGAACCGGCGCCGGGGACCTCGATGCACGTGCTCCTACCGGGCAGGCCGGGACCCATCGTGCCGCCGAGTATGGGCGATACGGCAGGCCGCCGGAACTCTGTGCCGAACGCGAGGGAGATCTCAGTGGATTCTCAGTCCGTTCCGGCAGCGTGGCACCCAAGCTAG
- a CDS encoding S1C family serine protease, whose product MTNDPHGGWAYRPSGPFAGQHGHHQAPNHHAASNHHYQGQAYPYTSQQPNQQRPAQQPQRPSEPKGRGNGGLVVGAVVLALVSGGLGGTVGAVVAERQHKAPVVTSSSTGLTPIAPGRPPAAQPVASLPAGSVEQVAAKVLPSVVKLETVMGRSSEEGSGVILSADGLVLTNAHVVQAAGDPGAKTTATIAGGKTSPFTVVGIDPGTDIAVVRITGASGLTPIALGSSANLVVGQSVVAIGSPLGLDGTVTTGIVSSLNRPVFTAGQAGNQDTVLDAIQTDAAINPGNSGGALVNLNGELVGINSAIATMGGDSSGETQGGSIGLGFAIPVDQAKRVADQLIATGHATHASLGVRVGNDKDVQGARIVEVVAGGAAEKAGVPNGAIVTKVDSRPVNSADGLVAAVRSKAPGDKVTLTYTDGNGGPEKTADVTLGEVAR is encoded by the coding sequence ATGACGAACGACCCCCACGGCGGCTGGGCCTACCGGCCGTCCGGCCCTTTCGCGGGGCAACATGGGCATCATCAAGCGCCGAATCACCACGCCGCGTCCAATCATCATTATCAGGGGCAGGCATACCCCTACACGTCGCAGCAGCCCAATCAACAGCGTCCGGCCCAGCAGCCGCAGCGTCCGTCAGAGCCCAAGGGGCGGGGCAACGGCGGGCTTGTCGTGGGTGCCGTCGTCCTGGCCCTGGTCTCCGGCGGTCTGGGTGGCACGGTGGGAGCCGTTGTCGCCGAACGTCAACACAAGGCGCCCGTCGTCACCAGCAGCAGCACCGGGCTGACCCCCATCGCGCCGGGGCGCCCGCCGGCCGCCCAGCCGGTTGCGTCACTGCCCGCGGGATCGGTGGAACAGGTTGCGGCCAAGGTACTTCCGAGCGTCGTGAAGCTTGAGACGGTCATGGGCCGGTCGAGCGAAGAGGGCTCCGGAGTGATCCTTTCCGCCGACGGTTTGGTGCTTACCAACGCGCACGTCGTGCAGGCAGCCGGAGACCCCGGTGCCAAGACCACGGCCACCATCGCCGGTGGCAAGACCTCGCCCTTCACGGTGGTGGGAATCGATCCCGGCACCGACATCGCGGTGGTGCGCATCACCGGGGCCTCGGGCCTTACCCCGATCGCGCTCGGGTCGTCTGCGAATTTGGTTGTGGGCCAATCGGTTGTCGCGATCGGATCCCCGTTGGGCCTTGACGGCACGGTCACCACCGGCATCGTCAGCTCGCTGAACCGCCCGGTGTTCACCGCGGGGCAGGCCGGTAATCAGGACACCGTGTTGGACGCGATTCAGACCGATGCCGCGATCAATCCGGGTAACTCTGGTGGCGCGCTGGTCAACCTGAACGGCGAACTGGTGGGCATCAACTCCGCGATCGCGACCATGGGCGGCGACTCCAGTGGTGAGACACAGGGCGGATCGATCGGCCTGGGCTTTGCGATTCCGGTCGACCAGGCCAAACGCGTTGCCGATCAGCTGATCGCCACCGGCCACGCCACGCACGCCTCGCTCGGAGTCCGGGTGGGCAATGACAAGGACGTCCAGGGCGCCCGAATCGTCGAGGTGGTTGCCGGTGGCGCCGCCGAGAAGGCCGGGGTGCCCAACGGTGCGATCGTCACCAAGGTAGACAGCCGCCCGGTGAACAGTGCCGACGGGCTCGTAGCGGCGGTGCGCTCCAAGGCGCCCGGTGACAAGGTGACGTTGACGTACACCGACGGCAACGGCGGACCGGAGAAGACGGCCGATGTGACGCTGGGGGAGGTCGCCCGATGA
- a CDS encoding MogA/MoaB family molybdenum cofactor biosynthesis protein — translation MAELEAGPVGRSLVVIVNDRTAHGDQDTSGPLVTELLSEAGFVVDGVVVVEGDLTEIQNAVNTAVIGGVDLVVTVGGTGVTPRDVAPEATQPLLDRELLGIAEAIRSSGLAAGVTEAGLSRGVAGISGSTLVVNVAGTRAAVRDGMATVTPMAIQIIEQLSSLEI, via the coding sequence ATGGCGGAGCTTGAGGCAGGACCGGTGGGGCGATCTCTGGTCGTCATCGTGAACGACAGGACAGCCCACGGAGATCAGGACACCAGTGGTCCGCTGGTCACTGAGCTGCTCTCGGAGGCCGGGTTTGTGGTCGACGGCGTGGTGGTTGTCGAGGGTGATCTGACGGAGATTCAGAACGCGGTGAACACTGCGGTCATCGGTGGCGTGGACCTGGTGGTAACCGTGGGTGGCACGGGAGTGACGCCGCGCGACGTCGCACCCGAGGCAACGCAGCCGTTGCTTGACCGTGAACTGCTGGGTATTGCCGAGGCCATTCGCTCATCTGGGCTTGCTGCGGGCGTTACCGAAGCAGGTCTGTCCCGTGGTGTCGCCGGCATTTCGGGTAGCACCCTGGTGGTCAACGTGGCCGGGACCCGTGCCGCCGTGCGCGACGGAATGGCGACGGTGACGCCGATGGCGATTCAGATCATCGAGCAGCTATCTAGCCTGGAGATCTGA